From the Priestia aryabhattai genome, the window TATAATAGTTAACAGATAATTTGAAAAATACGTTGACTGATAATAAAGGAGTGAATTATAATGAACGAGTAAATAGTTAACCGTTTAACTGGAGAGATTTTATGGGAGAAAAGATAACGATTCGTGATGTAGCAAAGCATGCAGGGGTGTCTGCAGCTTCAGTGTCTTACGTCTTAAACGGAATTAACAAAGTATCCGATGAAACAAAAGAGCGAATTTTAGCTGCGGTAAAAGAATTGAACTATGAACCAAACTTAACTGCCGTTAGTCTCTCAAAACAAAAGTCCAATATGATTGGCGTTATGTTTCCGCTTACAGATGATTCTCTTTCTACTATATTTAAAGATAACCATTATTACAGCGAAATGATTAGTGGAATTGAATATGGGATCCGTAAGCATGGTTATGATCTAGTCATATCTGGAGTGAGTAGCCCAGCTGATTGCCTAAAATGGATTCGAACGAGAAATATTGATGGTCTCCTGTTTTTAGGAGTCTTCCCGCATCGATTGTATGAAAAAATGAAAGCGTTATCGAATCCGATTGTGCTAGTAGATACATACGAAAAGTACGAACGTGATTATCATCATATTTCTGTAGACGATGAGTATGGAGGATATCTAGCTACAAAACATTTAGTGGGTTTGGGGCACCAAGAAATTGCCTTTATCGCCCATCACCTCGTCAATAGTCCAGTGGATAAGAAGAGGTATATAGGCTACGAGAAAGCATTAAAAGAAGCGGGCATTACACCATCAAAGACGTTTGTTTTTGAAGCGAACGAAAGCTCATTTGATAACGGCTACAATTTAGGAAACAAACTGCTGCAAGATCATAAGGATATTCGGGCGGTTTTTGCATCCTCTGATACGCTGGCGCTTGGAATTATGAAAGCACTGCAAGAAAAGGGAAAAAGAATTCCGCAGGACTACTCAATCGTAGGGTTTGATGACATAACGTTTAGTAGCTATTCATCTCCAAGTCTAACAACAATTCGTCAAGATGTATTTAACAAAGGAGTAGTAGCCGCAACGTCTGTTATTCAAGCAATTGAACACCGTTTCAGCACGCTGCAGCATGTAAAATTATCGGTTGAACTTATTATTCGAGATTCAACTGCTAAGCACTGGTGAACCACAGTAAGTTAACCGGTTAACCAAAGTTTAGTATTCATAAAAAAAGGGGATATAAATTAGCATTTACAAAAAAGGGGATATGAAAATGATTAATGTTACAGTATGGAATGAAAATCGTCATGAAAAGAAAAATCCGGTTGTAAGAGAAATTTACTCTGAAGGCATTCACGGGGCCATCGCTTCTTTCTTAGAAGAAGGAGGATTTCGTACGCACACTGCAACATTAGACGAAGAAGAACATGGCTTGACTGATGAAGTATTAAATCAAACGGATGTTTTAGTGTGGTGGGGACATTTAGCACATGACGAAGTAAAAGATGACATCGTTGAGAAAGTAAAGCAGCGCGTACTAGACGGTATGGGGCTTATTGTCTTACACTCAGGTCACTTTTCTAAGATTTTCAAGACGTTAATGGGCACAAGCTGCGACTTAAAATGGCGTGAAGCGGATGAAAAAGAGCGCTTATGGGTAGTAGAACCAAGCCATCCGATTGTGGAAGGTATTGGTGAATTCATCGAGCTTGAGCGCGAAGAAATGTACGGAGAGCACTTTGATATTCCAGCACCTGATGAACTGATTTTTACGAGCTGGTTTGAAGGCGGAGAAATTTTCAGAAGCGGTTGTACGTACAAACGCGGAAATGGAAAAATATTTTATTTCAGGCCTGGACATGAAACATATCCAACATATCACAACAAAGACATTCAGCGTGTCCTTATGAATGCTATTAAATGGGCGAAGCCAGCAGAGAGAAAACGTCCTGTTTACGGTAATGCGCAACCGCTTGAATCAATCGCTGTTAAAAACTAATTAATAATGCTTAAGCAAAGGGGATAGGAAAGATGACAAAAGTAAAAATTGGGGTTATTGGGTGTGGAAGCATTGCGCAACACCGCCATTTACCAGAATATAAGATGAATGAACAAGTAGAATTAGTAGCCGTTTGCGATATAAACGCCGAACGTGCAAACAGCGTAGCACAGCAGTACGGTGTAAAAGCTTACACAAACTATGAAGAACTTTTAGCAAGCGGTACAGTGGAAGCAGTGAGCGTATGTACGCCCAATTATCTTCATGCGCCTATTTCGGTTGCAGCTTTAAACAGCGGAGTTCATGTCCTGTGTGAAAAGCCGATGGCAACATCAGAAGAAGAAGCGAAAGCGATGATTGAAGCAGCAAAAACAAACGGTAAAAAACTAATGATCGGACATAATCAGCGCTTTGTAGCTTCCCATCAAAAAGCTCGTGAACTTATTGAAAAAGGGGAAATCGGTAAAATTTATAGTTTTCGTACGGCTTTTGGCCACGGTGGTCCGGAAGGTTGGAGCGTGGACGGAAAAGAAAGCTGGTTCTTCAAAAAAGACGAAGCATTTATTGGTGCTATGGGAGATTTAGGTGTTCATAAAACCGATATGCTTCGCTACATATTGGGTGAAGAAATTGTAGAAGTTGGTGCATTTGTGGAAAGCAATGCAAAAGACTTTGCAAACGTAGACGACAATGCTGTGTGCGTATTAAAAACGGAAAGCGGAATTATCGGGACGCTTGCGGCAAGCTGGGCTTACAATGGAAAAGAAGATAACTCCACGATTGTTTACGGCGAGAAAGGGATTCTTCGTTTAGAGGACGATCCGAAGTATTCATTAGTTGCACAATATGCAACAGGTGAAGTGGTGAACTATGAATTAGGAAAAATTCAGTCAAACGATGAAGGCGGACAAAGCAATTCTCACGTCATTGAACAATTTGTAGATGCAGTTGCAGAAGATAAAGAATCTCCTGTTCCTGGTGAAGAAGGGTTAAAATCACTTGCTGTTATTTTAGCAGCTTTAAAATCAAGTCAAACGAAACAAATTACGCGCGTGTAAGAGGTGAAAAACGTGAGAATTGGCATAATCGGAGCAGGAGGGATTGCTGTAAGCAGACATATCCCAGCATTCAAACAACTAGGTGATGAATGTGTGATTTGGGGGCTTAGCGATATTAATAGTGAAAGAGCCACAGAGGTAGCCAATGAGCATAACATCCCTCACGTATTTGTCGATTATAAAGATATGTTTAAAGAAGTGGATGCTGTATGTATTTGTACACCGAATAAATTTCACGCCGAGTTTGCAGTAGAAGCGCTAAAAGCAGGCGTTCACGTCCTATGTGAAAAGCCAATGGCGATGTCTAAACAGCAAGGTGAAGAAATGCTTGCTGCTGCTAGAGAATCGGGTAAGCAGTTAGCGATTGCGTATCATTACCGGTTCATGAAAGAAGCGCAGGCGGCGAAAAAAATGATGACAGAGGTAGGACGACCTCTAGTTGCACGTGTCAGAGCGATGCGTCGACGAAAAGTTCCCGGTTGGGGCGTATTTACGAACAAAGATCTTCAAGGCGGAGGCAGTTTAATTGATTACGGCTGCCATTTGCTTGATTTAACGCTTTGGCTAATGGGAAATCCAATGCATACTGAAGTACTTGGAAGCACATATAATGAACTGAGTAAAACGCCGAATCAACTAAATCAATGGGGAGCATTTGATCATGAAACATTCAGCGTGGATGATCATGTAACGGCCTATATTAAATTTAAAAATGGGGCGTCCCTTCTTTTAGAAACTTCTTGGGCTGCTAATATCGAAGATGATGAAGAGCACGTAAGTATATCAGGGATAGAGGGCGGTTTAAGCGTGTTTCCGTTTGAACTATACACGTCTAAAAACGGTATGCTCATGAACAGTACGTCACCTTGGATAGATGGAGAAGATGATTACAGCTTAAGTCAGGCTAAAAATTTCGTTGAAGCGTGTAAAGGAAATGCTGAATTAGTGGTAAAGCCACAAGAAGCGCTTCAGGTCTCAGCCATTATTGACGAAATATATCGCACAGGGGGAAACTAAAATGAAACTTGGAGTATTCACGGTCTTATTTGCGGATCTTTCTTTTGAAGAGATGTTAGATAAAGTAAAAGCAGCAGGTCTTCATGCTGTTGAAATCGGAACGGGCGGCTATCCGGGAAACAGTCATTGTCCGCTAGATGAGCTGCTTGAAGATGAAGGAAAAAGAGAAGCATATATGAAGCAGGTAAAAGACCGCGGGCTTACAATCAGCGCGTTTAGCTGCCACGGCAATCCTATTTCACCTGAAACAAGTTTTGCCAAAGAATCTGACGAAACGCTTCGCAAGACTATCCAACTAGCATCATTAGTAGATGTTCCAGTGGTTAACTGCTTCTCTGGAACAGCTGGAGATCACGAAGAAGCTAAGTATCCAAACTGGCCTGTTACACCTTGGCCTAATGAATATGGAGATGTATTGAATTGGCAGTGGGAAAACAAGCTTGTTCCTTATTGGAAAGAAATTGGAGAACTAGCGGAGAAGCATAATGTGAAAATTGGTTTAGAACTTCACGGTGGATTTTTAGTTCATACTCCGTACACGCTACTAAAGCTTCGCGAAAAAACAAGTCCAGCGATTGGCGCTAACCTTGATCCAAGTCATTTATGGTGGCAAGGAATTGATCCGGTAGGAGCTATTAAAATTTTAGCAAAAGAAAATGCGATTCATCATTTCCATGCAAAGGATACGTACTTGGACCAAGATAATATTAATATGTATGGCCTGACGGATATGCAGCCATACGGAGAAGTCCAAACGCGTGCGTGGACATTTAGATCGGTAGGATGCGGACATGACGTAAAAGAGTGGTCCGATATGATGAGTGCACTTCGCACATACGGATACGATTATGTAGTCAGCATTGAACATGAAGACCCAATCATGTCTATTGAAGAAGGATTTAAACGCGCGGTTACGAACTTACAAAGTGTATTAATTGAAGAAACTCCGTCACAAATGTGGTGGGCGTAAAGCAAAAGAAGCATCTCTAAAAAAGAGGTGCTTCTTTTGTGTGCATCAATACTTCAATTAGTATATCGTTCACCTGAATTTCGATACAAACGGGTGATTGGTAACCCAAAAGCGCCAAGGGTAATCCTTGGCTTCACCAGAATTATCAATGCCAACGCGAGGTCCGGCGGAAATCGCTGAAGGAGTGAAGCCACGAGCAATATAAAGAGGAGGGCTGGTTAAATCATGACCGTACAAATCCATTGAAACTCCCAGTGCTTTTGTTAGTTTCCCAGGACCATTTGTCCAATTTATTTCGTTTTCCATCCCTCGACGTCTAGTTTTCATCAAATCTTTGCCGCTAAATGGCTCAATAGCTCGAATGAGGACGCCTTCTGGATAATCAATATTGCTGCTTACAACATTGAGTAAACAATGCGTATGCATCGTATGCGTATAGGCATGACCAGGAGGGCCGAACATTACTTCCGTTCTTTTTGTGCGCCGGTTGTTAAAACTATGAGCTGCTCGGTCGAAAGGCCCTTTATAAGCCTCTGTTTCTACAATAAAACCAGATGCAGTTCCTTCTGCCGTTTCGTGAACAAGAAGACATCCTAACAGCGACTGAGCTAATTCAAGTGTAGGCTGTTGATAAAATAAAAGAGGAAGTGGTTCAATTGCTAAAAGAGAACGCGTCATTTGCTGTAGTCCATCCTTTCAAAGCAGGTTCATTTACGCTGTTATGCGCATCTTTTATTATGATGTTTTCTTTGTTATTTTGCAAAGGGAGGGACTGATTAGTAAAGTAATTTCTCTTACGTCACATTCCAGTATTTGCATCAGCATGATCCAACTTACCTCTATAAAATTGCTTTATTTTAAAGAATGGTTTCGTTTTGCACGTTTAGGGGGAATGTTTTACTACAATACTTGGCTTTTGCTGCTGATACGATAGATGACACGTAGTTCATCCATATTTTACATGCTTTTAGTTTTAAAAAATAGTGATCCGTCTTTTCTTCATTTTCGTTCTACACATGAAAGCAGAATAAAAAGATTGAATTGGAGAAAATTCTTTATAAATGGAAGTAAAGAAAAAATATCCTTCAAAGAGTATTTAAAGGATTTTAGAACATATTAAAAATAAAATTTATATACTGTGAGGAATAGCTATGAACATCCACTTTGATACATTAACGAACTTATCAATTAAAAATATTTTTGGGCCTGCATCTCAAACGATCACCCATCTAACATATCATTCAAAGCAGGTTCACGACGGATCAGTATTTTTTAGTATAAAAGGTGAAAATGAAGATGGACATCAATATATTAAAGAAGCTATAGCTAGAGGAGCCGTAGCAGTCTTTGGGACAAGCGTTGAGAAGCTTCGTCTTTTGAGCACCCAGTATTCTCACTGTACGTTTTTAACTGTTGACGACGTTCGCAAAGTAATGGCTTCTTTTTCTAAAATGTATTTTGATTATACGGATGAAAAAATTGAGACAATTGGCGTTACCGGTACAAATGGTAAAACAACCGTAGCAGCTTACGTAAGGTCGCTTTTAACTCTTTTAAAATTGCCAACAGGGTCGATTGGAACGACCGGCATTTGGTCATCAAAGCAGAAGTTAGTTTATAAAAAAAGTACGCCTACAACGCCTGAATCGGTAGACTTGCATAAAATTTTTTATGATTTGTATACAAGAGGTGATGAAGCGGCAGTGATGGAAGTATCTTCAATTGCTATTGATCAGCAGCGAGTAGAAAATATTTATTTTGATGTAGCCATTCACACAAACTTATCAGAAGAGCATTTAGAGTATCATAAAACGTTTGAGCACTATAAAAAATGCAAGATGAAATTATTTCAACAGGCAAAACATGCCGTTATTAATATAGATGATCAGGACATGGGGAAAGACTTAAGTAGGGTATTTGAAGGACCTAAAGTCACGTATAGTTTATTAAATAATGCGGAAGCAACTCTGCAAGCAAAAAACATTATCGTTAAAGAAGGAGGATCTTTCTTTGATTTACTCTATAAAGGACAGTCATACAAAGTAGTAGTGCCTGTATATGGTGATTACAACATTGCTAACGTGTTAGCGGCCGTCGGTACAGCTCTCCACTTTGAATATCACATTGAAGATATTATTAGCGTACTTCCTCAATTGGAAAGTCCAGAAGGGCGCTTTCAAGTGATAGAAGGTCCAAATAACCAAAAAGTGATTTTAGACT encodes:
- a CDS encoding Gfo/Idh/MocA family protein, whose protein sequence is MTKVKIGVIGCGSIAQHRHLPEYKMNEQVELVAVCDINAERANSVAQQYGVKAYTNYEELLASGTVEAVSVCTPNYLHAPISVAALNSGVHVLCEKPMATSEEEAKAMIEAAKTNGKKLMIGHNQRFVASHQKARELIEKGEIGKIYSFRTAFGHGGPEGWSVDGKESWFFKKDEAFIGAMGDLGVHKTDMLRYILGEEIVEVGAFVESNAKDFANVDDNAVCVLKTESGIIGTLAASWAYNGKEDNSTIVYGEKGILRLEDDPKYSLVAQYATGEVVNYELGKIQSNDEGGQSNSHVIEQFVDAVAEDKESPVPGEEGLKSLAVILAALKSSQTKQITRV
- a CDS encoding LacI family DNA-binding transcriptional regulator, whose product is MGEKITIRDVAKHAGVSAASVSYVLNGINKVSDETKERILAAVKELNYEPNLTAVSLSKQKSNMIGVMFPLTDDSLSTIFKDNHYYSEMISGIEYGIRKHGYDLVISGVSSPADCLKWIRTRNIDGLLFLGVFPHRLYEKMKALSNPIVLVDTYEKYERDYHHISVDDEYGGYLATKHLVGLGHQEIAFIAHHLVNSPVDKKRYIGYEKALKEAGITPSKTFVFEANESSFDNGYNLGNKLLQDHKDIRAVFASSDTLALGIMKALQEKGKRIPQDYSIVGFDDITFSSYSSPSLTTIRQDVFNKGVVAATSVIQAIEHRFSTLQHVKLSVELIIRDSTAKHW
- a CDS encoding DNA-3-methyladenine glycosylase, encoding MTRSLLAIEPLPLLFYQQPTLELAQSLLGCLLVHETAEGTASGFIVETEAYKGPFDRAAHSFNNRRTKRTEVMFGPPGHAYTHTMHTHCLLNVVSSNIDYPEGVLIRAIEPFSGKDLMKTRRRGMENEINWTNGPGKLTKALGVSMDLYGHDLTSPPLYIARGFTPSAISAGPRVGIDNSGEAKDYPWRFWVTNHPFVSKFR
- a CDS encoding UDP-N-acetylmuramoyl-L-alanyl-D-glutamate--2,6-diaminopimelate ligase produces the protein MNIHFDTLTNLSIKNIFGPASQTITHLTYHSKQVHDGSVFFSIKGENEDGHQYIKEAIARGAVAVFGTSVEKLRLLSTQYSHCTFLTVDDVRKVMASFSKMYFDYTDEKIETIGVTGTNGKTTVAAYVRSLLTLLKLPTGSIGTTGIWSSKQKLVYKKSTPTTPESVDLHKIFYDLYTRGDEAAVMEVSSIAIDQQRVENIYFDVAIHTNLSEEHLEYHKTFEHYKKCKMKLFQQAKHAVINIDDQDMGKDLSRVFEGPKVTYSLLNNAEATLQAKNIIVKEGGSFFDLLYKGQSYKVVVPVYGDYNIANVLAAVGTALHFEYHIEDIISVLPQLESPEGRFQVIEGPNNQKVILDYAHTPVALTRLVEEVKKLDYNQLIVMIAGIGIRDFNKMPKMARTIEGKADEIIVTVDHPGHHDPNVIVDQVITGFSNPSASNIHRAPTRTEGVLKSLSLGKPNDIILLTSGCINGAQLVKGNEIPHSDEEIIASYYASLSNIS
- a CDS encoding sugar phosphate isomerase/epimerase family protein, which codes for MKLGVFTVLFADLSFEEMLDKVKAAGLHAVEIGTGGYPGNSHCPLDELLEDEGKREAYMKQVKDRGLTISAFSCHGNPISPETSFAKESDETLRKTIQLASLVDVPVVNCFSGTAGDHEEAKYPNWPVTPWPNEYGDVLNWQWENKLVPYWKEIGELAEKHNVKIGLELHGGFLVHTPYTLLKLREKTSPAIGANLDPSHLWWQGIDPVGAIKILAKENAIHHFHAKDTYLDQDNINMYGLTDMQPYGEVQTRAWTFRSVGCGHDVKEWSDMMSALRTYGYDYVVSIEHEDPIMSIEEGFKRAVTNLQSVLIEETPSQMWWA
- a CDS encoding ThuA domain-containing protein — translated: MINVTVWNENRHEKKNPVVREIYSEGIHGAIASFLEEGGFRTHTATLDEEEHGLTDEVLNQTDVLVWWGHLAHDEVKDDIVEKVKQRVLDGMGLIVLHSGHFSKIFKTLMGTSCDLKWREADEKERLWVVEPSHPIVEGIGEFIELEREEMYGEHFDIPAPDELIFTSWFEGGEIFRSGCTYKRGNGKIFYFRPGHETYPTYHNKDIQRVLMNAIKWAKPAERKRPVYGNAQPLESIAVKN
- a CDS encoding Gfo/Idh/MocA family protein — protein: MRIGIIGAGGIAVSRHIPAFKQLGDECVIWGLSDINSERATEVANEHNIPHVFVDYKDMFKEVDAVCICTPNKFHAEFAVEALKAGVHVLCEKPMAMSKQQGEEMLAAARESGKQLAIAYHYRFMKEAQAAKKMMTEVGRPLVARVRAMRRRKVPGWGVFTNKDLQGGGSLIDYGCHLLDLTLWLMGNPMHTEVLGSTYNELSKTPNQLNQWGAFDHETFSVDDHVTAYIKFKNGASLLLETSWAANIEDDEEHVSISGIEGGLSVFPFELYTSKNGMLMNSTSPWIDGEDDYSLSQAKNFVEACKGNAELVVKPQEALQVSAIIDEIYRTGGN